The Leptospira dzoumogneensis genome segment GCAAAAAGGTCCCGATCAAAAAAAGTTTCAGGAAAAGATCGAAATCGAATCCGGAACCACCTTGGTAGATGGAGAAGATCAAAGGAGTGAGAATGGTATTCGCACCGTTCAATAGCGCGATTAACATTCCGCCCAACGCGGGGTTCCCTTTTGCCCTTAAAACGAATAATCCCCCGGACGCTCCTCCGGGAGAAGCGGCACAAAGAAAAATTGCCGCGAATACAAACTCGGATACTCCTAAAAGTTTTCCCGAAAAAAATACCGAAACAGGAAGTATCCCAAAATTCCAAAAGAATGCGAATATTAGGATCGGAACAAATTTAGACCAAGAGCCCAATTCTTTTTTTTCTATCCGCAACCCCAAACCGTACATGGAGGAAAGGGAAAGAAGGATGAGCACGATCCGTATTAACATTTTCTAATTTTGAGAAAGACTTTTTTTAAGGAAACTTCTCTCTTTGATCGTTTGAGAAATAAAACTAGCGATCGCAAAGAAAAATGCGAATCCAAGGAAAAAATAAGGCGCTATAGAGACTTGTTCTTTCGGAATATTATTCTGCACCAACATTCCATAGAACGCTACCACAAATAAGGCCGCAGGAACAGTGATCACTGAACCCAGATTGATGAATAATTTATATCGGATAGATCCATTCTCCGTCTTCTTCGCATGACCGAAAGACCATAACCAGTTTCTATGTTTCGCCAATTGAGAAGCGTTTTGAAAAAGAAGTTTTTCCCCTTCCTTTTGAACAATATATCCCGCTTTTTCAAATTGAGTGGAAGCAGAGTTTAGATCCGTTTTTAATTCTCCGGATAAAATAGCAGGGAAGAAGGAGCCGAAATATTTTTGGGTAAAAGTTTCCTTTTGTTTTCTATCCCAAAGAGAAACAATAAATACCAGAATGAAAATTAGGATTGGAAGTACGTTTAAAATTATAGTGATCATCTTTATTTTTATGCCGCTGTTAGAATAATCGGTCCATTCTCGGTAACAATCACTGAATGTTCGAACTGAGCGGTATAAGAACCGTCAGGAGTTTTTAAAGTCCATCCGTCAGATTGTTCTACAAAGTCTTCCGCCCCGGTCGAAACAAAAGTTTCTACCGCGATTACCTGTCCCGATTTTAGTATCCGCTTATCTCTTGGTTCATAATAATTACAAATATCGAATGGTTCTTCATGGAGAGATTTCCCGACACCATGCCCGCATAATGTGCGAATTACTTTATATCCGTTCTTCTTAGCCGTATTCTCGATCGTTCTTCCGATTGAATTCAGTTTTTCTCCGGTCTTTACGCCTGAAAGAGCAAGTTTTAACGCTTCAGAAGAAACATCTAAAAGTTTACTTAAACCTTTTTCATCCTTTCCGACGATGAGAGTAAAACCGGTATCTGCAAAATATCCGTTTAACTCTAAAGAGACATCCAGATTCAGAAGATCCCCTTCTTTTAGGATACGATCGTTTGGAATTCCATGAGCGATCTCGGTATTCAAACTAATACAAGTGTAACCCGGAAATTTATACATAAGTTGAGGAGCGCTTCTTGCTCCAAATTTAGAAAAATAAGAATATGCAATACGATCCAGTTCTTTGGTGCTGATCCCCGGTTTAGCGGCCTCTCTCATCTTGACCAAGGTCTCTGCGGTGATCTTGCCGATCCTTTGTAATGCTTCCAGATCTTCTTTATTACGAACCGTCATAAATATTAGTTCTACAGAAAGAAATTAGATGGCAAACGATAAATGTGGGAATTCCAACAAGAATAGAAAGAATCTCAAAGTTTCTGTTTCACTTCCCTAAATGTATAAAGAAGTTCAGAGGAAATCTGATCGCAAGTTTGCAAATATCGTGCTAAAGGATTTTCGGAATCGTCCGCAGATTTAGGATCTTCGAAAGGAAGAGAGATCCTCGCTTCCGCTCCTGGAACATAAGGACAGGATTCATCCGCTTGGGAACAAACCAAAACAGCGATAAACTCAGAGGCGGGATTAGGAGCGTCTTGGAATTTTTTAGAATAAGCGATCAAGGGAGGAGTTCCATCCGCCCACCATATGGAATATTTAGGATTGCGAGGAGGGCCTTGGTTTTCCAAACGAAATCCGCAATTCTCCAAAGCATTCACCGAGTTTGGATGAAACTCAGTGACACTTGTTCCTCCTGAAAAAGATTTAATTCCGGGAAAATCAAAATAATGAGGAATACATGCCGCGAATGCCTGAGCGATCTGGCTCCTTCTCGAATTATGAGTACATATAAAAACTAAATTCGCTTTTTGTTTGGTCTCAAAAGATTGCAGAATAAAATCCGCAAAAGAAGAAAGTACGATCTTTCTTTCCTTAGAGATCTTATCGATCAAAGAAAGTTTAGTATCCAAATATGTTTTTAAAGGTTGGAATAAAGGAGACATTACGGGAATATTAAGTTCCTTTTTGAAAGGAGCAAGCTAGATTTTTCAGATTTTGAAAGGCTTTGACAGATTTCAAATCATCAGGGATCTATTGCAAAATCGAAAAGGAAGCTAAATGAAAACGAATAACACTACAAAAACGGCAGTAGTCAGCGTTTCCAAAGAAGAGTTATACATTTACGTTTACACCGTAAAATTCTAGAGCGTTCGAATATAATACTTTTTGTAATAACTCACCTTCGAATGTGTCTGTAACCAGATGTAGATCTTCTTCAGTGAAAGGAGCAGGAGAACGGGTGGAGGGAAGATCCGTCCCGAACATCAAAGCATCCGGATTAATTTCCGCAACATCCACCAAAGCGGATCGTATATCCATATTGGTCCTGCCGAATCCGGTTGCTTTGACTCTTACTCCTTTTTCTACCAATCTCAGAATGGTGGAAAATCCTTCTTTAGATAATCCTAAATGATCGATGGAAACTTTAGGCAAGGACAACAAAACTTCTTCTAAAAACTCGTCTATCTCTTTGGCATCTATATATAATTCCACATGCCAGCCTGCAAGATCGTAAACTCTGGCTCCCATCTCTTTGATCTTAGAAATTTCCTCGGAGCCTCCTCTTCTTACATTAAATCGAACAGCTCTCACTCCCGCCTTATGAAGGGATAAAATTTCGGGATCCTTAGTGTTTGCAGGAAGTTGTGTCACACCTACATAATTTTTTCCTAATACGGAGAGTGTATCCAGTAAATAAGTCTGATCGAAGGCTTGGAAAGAACCGGAAACAACCGCGCCCCCTTTGATCCTAAGCCAATCCGCCTGCTTATTATAGTCCGAGACCGTAAAGGGCTCCGGTAAGAAGCCGTGATTGGGCACCAAAGGATATCTTGGATCTATGATATGGAAATGAGAATCGAAGATCCGCATCTTCGTAGTATAACATTTACGGAATATGAGTCAAGAGATTGTGGATAGGAAATTTATTTCCGTAAAAGCTTAAAAAGGCTTTTCTCCTTTATAACGAAGCACTCTAGTTCCCGCAAAAAGATCGTGTATTGCCGTCCTTTTGTGAGAAAAAAGGATATAAAGCACTGAAATCCCGTAATATACAATCGAATCCCAAAAAGTAAAATTATCCAAAGGATTCCATTTATTTAAGATCCTATGAACACCGGCCAAGGGTAATCCTTCCATCTCGGCTTGATGTTCCATAAATATCCTGGAATCATATACCGCACTCATGATAGTTACCGATGACAAAGCGAGTTCAGGTAAGGACCTGATAAAAGATCTAATCCATCCTAAGCGCCCTTTACAAGAATCGGTAACAATTATCCCAGCAAATGCCTTACCGAATGTTCTACCATATAACGCATGCATTACGAATCTATACCCGATATAAAGTAAAGAATGTAAGGCGGTATAGAAGGGAAACAGCTCATATACCGTCTTATTATGATAATAAAAAACCATAATTTGAGGGATCAAAACAGGGCATAGGATCAAAAAATCCAAGAACTGAGCATAAACTCTCCTGCTTAAACTCGCGTATGCCAAATGTTTTTCCGTAGTATTAATTTTTTCGAATATATTTTTCATTAATAAACAATTATAAGATATTTCTAAAATGAAAAACGAACCATCTCAGCTCTTTACCGCTCTCGCAGAGATAGAACCCGTCTTTATAAGCTATAATATCGGGGCTCTTGGAAATTTCCGCCCAAAAACCTTTAGGACAAGGCTCCCACCAATCCGGCTTACAATTCCCCTGATCGAAATTTTCAGGCCAATCGCTCGGATAAGAATCGAATCTGAGATCCAAACCGGGATGGTTTTTGAATCCTTCCAGAATTGACTTCCTAAACTCAGGGACTTCTACCTTATATTTTGAAAAAACTACCCAAGATTTTCTGAATCCACAGCGTTTGATAAAGTAATCGGATACACCATTCGGAATTCCGAGGATACCGAATTTTTCCGCCTCTGCCCTTGTTAGGCCCTTGAATTCAAAACGATCCGTAAAGACCGGATCACCGGAGCTATTCCGAAAGAAAAAATATAAAGAAGTCCCCAAAACTATAAGAGTAACTGTGATGCTGCACGTTAGTAAGATCTTGGAAGGGAAATATTTCGCCATTTTTTCGCCGGGATCGGATCGGCCGGATCTTAACTGTAGAATATGGAAACCAAAAGTAAGGAATCAAGGAGAATTTAGAAAAGCACACTTACACATTTCTCCCAATCCGGAAATGACCCTCTTCCGC includes the following:
- the map gene encoding type I methionyl aminopeptidase, coding for MTVRNKEDLEALQRIGKITAETLVKMREAAKPGISTKELDRIAYSYFSKFGARSAPQLMYKFPGYTCISLNTEIAHGIPNDRILKEGDLLNLDVSLELNGYFADTGFTLIVGKDEKGLSKLLDVSSEALKLALSGVKTGEKLNSIGRTIENTAKKNGYKVIRTLCGHGVGKSLHEEPFDICNYYEPRDKRILKSGQVIAVETFVSTGAEDFVEQSDGWTLKTPDGSYTAQFEHSVIVTENGPIILTAA
- a CDS encoding amidohydrolase family protein translates to MRIFDSHFHIIDPRYPLVPNHGFLPEPFTVSDYNKQADWLRIKGGAVVSGSFQAFDQTYLLDTLSVLGKNYVGVTQLPANTKDPEILSLHKAGVRAVRFNVRRGGSEEISKIKEMGARVYDLAGWHVELYIDAKEIDEFLEEVLLSLPKVSIDHLGLSKEGFSTILRLVEKGVRVKATGFGRTNMDIRSALVDVAEINPDALMFGTDLPSTRSPAPFTEEDLHLVTDTFEGELLQKVLYSNALEFYGVNVNV
- a CDS encoding RDD family protein; protein product: MKNIFEKINTTEKHLAYASLSRRVYAQFLDFLILCPVLIPQIMVFYYHNKTVYELFPFYTALHSLLYIGYRFVMHALYGRTFGKAFAGIIVTDSCKGRLGWIRSFIRSLPELALSSVTIMSAVYDSRIFMEHQAEMEGLPLAGVHRILNKWNPLDNFTFWDSIVYYGISVLYILFSHKRTAIHDLFAGTRVLRYKGEKPF